In a single window of the Massilia oculi genome:
- the metX gene encoding homoserine O-succinyltransferase MetX has protein sequence MGSLGIVTPQAMHFAEPLLLQSGAQLGDYTLMYETYGTLNADKSNAVLICHALNASHHVAGHYATPKSAGWWDNMVGPGKPVDTDRFFVIGINNLGSCFGSTGPMHVNPATGKPYGAAFPLVTVEDWVAAQARLADRLGIEQFAAVMGGSLGGMQALSWSIMFPERLRHCIVIASTPKLSAQNIAFNDVARQAILTDPDYRGGDFYEHDVVPKNGLKVARMIGHITYLSNDDMAEKFGRKLRNAAETNDYNFDFGIDFEIESYLRYQGDKFSEYFDANTYLLITKALDYFDPAREHGGDLTKALAGTRAQFLVASFTTDWRFSPERSREIVEALISNRRRVSYAEIDAPHGHDAFLLEDARYMNVVRAYYNRIAQEVA, from the coding sequence ATGGGATCTCTTGGAATAGTCACACCGCAGGCGATGCATTTCGCCGAGCCCTTGCTGTTGCAAAGCGGCGCCCAGCTCGGCGACTACACGCTGATGTATGAAACCTATGGCACGCTCAACGCCGACAAGTCGAACGCGGTGCTGATCTGCCACGCGCTGAACGCTTCGCACCACGTGGCCGGCCACTACGCCACGCCGAAGAGCGCAGGCTGGTGGGACAATATGGTGGGGCCGGGCAAGCCGGTCGACACCGACCGCTTCTTCGTCATCGGCATCAACAACCTCGGCTCCTGCTTCGGCTCGACCGGCCCGATGCACGTCAATCCCGCCACCGGCAAGCCGTATGGCGCCGCCTTCCCCCTGGTGACGGTGGAAGACTGGGTGGCGGCCCAGGCACGCCTGGCCGACCGCCTCGGCATCGAGCAGTTCGCGGCCGTGATGGGCGGCTCGCTGGGCGGCATGCAGGCCCTGTCGTGGAGCATCATGTTCCCCGAGCGCCTGCGCCACTGCATCGTGATCGCCTCGACACCCAAGCTGTCGGCCCAGAACATCGCCTTCAACGACGTCGCGCGCCAGGCGATCCTGACCGACCCGGACTACCGCGGCGGCGACTTCTACGAACATGACGTGGTGCCGAAGAACGGCCTCAAGGTGGCGCGCATGATCGGCCACATCACCTACCTGTCGAACGACGACATGGCGGAAAAATTCGGGCGCAAGCTGCGCAACGCGGCCGAGACCAACGACTACAACTTCGACTTCGGCATCGACTTCGAGATCGAGTCGTATCTGCGCTACCAGGGCGACAAGTTTTCGGAATACTTCGACGCCAACACCTATCTCTTGATTACCAAGGCGCTCGACTACTTCGACCCGGCGCGCGAGCATGGCGGCGACCTGACGAAGGCGCTGGCCGGAACCAGGGCCCAGTTCCTGGTCGCCTCGTTCACCACCGACTGGCGCTTCTCGCCCGAGCGCAGCCGCGAGATCGTCGAAGCGTTGATATCCAACCGGCGTCGCGTGAGCTATGCCGAGATCGACGCGCCGCACGGCCACGACGCCTTCCTGCTCGAAGACGCGCGCTATATGAACGT